From a single Streptomyces sp. 1331.2 genomic region:
- a CDS encoding RelA/SpoT family protein gives MSLPDEVVPTAAAAAPENRPTPSGATPARPAPTSSRSLAPSGRGSTGGMRARLARLGGQRSSVLNPVLEPLFRSIRANDPKADPALLRDIEKAYAVAEKWHRGQKRKSGDPYITHPLAVATILAELGMDAPTLMAGLLHDTVEDTDYGLETLRKDFGDSVALLVDGVTKLDRVKFGEAAQAETVRKMVVAMAKDPRVLVIKLADRLHNMRTMRYLKREKQEKKARETLEIYAPLAHRLGMNTIKWELEDLAFAILYPKMYDEIVRLVAERAPKRDEYLATVIDQVQADLRGARITASVTGRPKHYYSVYQKMIVRGRDFAEIYDLVGIRVLVDTVRDCYAALGTIHARWNPVPGRFKDYIAMPKFNMYQSLHTTVIGPGGKPVELQIRTFDMHRRAEYGIAAHWKYKQRAVAGASKVRTDTPTQVRKDDKAGAVNEMAWLRQLLDWQKETADPGEFLESLRFDLASNEVFVFTPKGDVIALPAGATPVDFAFAVHTEVGYRTIGARVNGRLVPLESTLENGDTVEVFTSKAENAGPSRDWLGFVKSPRARNKIRAWFSKERREEAIEHGKEAIVRAMRKQGLPIQRILTGDSLVTLAHEMRYPDISSLYAAIGEGHVAAQNIVQKLVQALGGEEGATEDLAETATPTHDNRRAVRRRAKGDPGVIVKGVEDVWVKLSRCCTPVPGDPIVGFVTRGNGVSVHRADCVNVEALSQQPERMIDVEWAATQSSVFLVAIQVEALDRSRLLSDVTRVLSDQHVNILSAAVQTSRDRVAMSRFTFEMGDPKHLGHVLKAVRGVEGVYDVYRVTSARK, from the coding sequence TTGTCCTTGCCCGACGAGGTTGTGCCCACGGCCGCAGCGGCCGCCCCCGAAAACCGTCCCACGCCCTCGGGGGCCACCCCGGCACGCCCGGCGCCGACCTCCTCGCGTTCGCTCGCCCCGTCCGGCCGCGGCTCCACCGGCGGCATGCGGGCCCGGCTGGCCCGCCTCGGCGGCCAGCGCTCCAGCGTGCTCAACCCCGTCCTGGAGCCGCTGTTCCGCTCGATCCGGGCCAACGATCCCAAGGCCGACCCGGCGCTGCTGCGTGACATCGAGAAGGCGTACGCGGTGGCCGAGAAGTGGCACCGCGGGCAGAAGCGCAAGAGCGGCGACCCGTACATCACGCATCCGCTCGCCGTCGCGACGATCCTCGCCGAGCTCGGCATGGACGCCCCGACGCTGATGGCCGGGCTGCTGCACGACACCGTCGAGGACACCGACTACGGCCTGGAGACCCTGCGCAAGGACTTCGGCGACTCGGTGGCCCTGCTGGTGGACGGCGTCACCAAGCTGGACCGGGTCAAGTTCGGCGAGGCGGCCCAGGCCGAGACCGTCCGCAAGATGGTCGTGGCGATGGCCAAGGACCCGCGGGTCCTGGTGATCAAGCTGGCCGACCGCCTGCACAACATGCGCACGATGCGCTACCTCAAGCGGGAGAAGCAGGAGAAGAAGGCCCGCGAGACGCTGGAGATCTACGCCCCGCTGGCGCACCGGCTGGGCATGAACACCATCAAGTGGGAGCTGGAGGACCTCGCCTTCGCGATCCTCTACCCCAAGATGTACGACGAGATCGTCCGGCTGGTCGCCGAGCGGGCCCCCAAGCGGGACGAGTACCTGGCGACCGTCATCGACCAGGTCCAGGCGGACCTGCGCGGCGCCCGGATCACCGCCTCCGTCACCGGCCGGCCGAAGCACTACTACTCGGTCTACCAGAAGATGATCGTCCGGGGCCGGGACTTCGCGGAGATCTACGACCTGGTGGGCATCCGGGTCCTGGTCGACACCGTCCGCGACTGCTACGCGGCGCTGGGCACCATCCACGCGCGGTGGAACCCGGTGCCGGGGCGGTTCAAGGACTACATCGCGATGCCCAAGTTCAACATGTACCAGTCGCTGCACACGACGGTGATCGGCCCCGGCGGCAAGCCCGTCGAACTCCAGATCCGCACCTTCGACATGCACCGGCGGGCCGAGTACGGCATCGCCGCGCACTGGAAGTACAAGCAGCGCGCGGTCGCCGGGGCGTCCAAGGTCCGCACCGACACCCCGACCCAGGTCCGCAAGGACGACAAGGCCGGCGCCGTCAACGAGATGGCCTGGCTGCGGCAGCTGCTGGACTGGCAGAAGGAGACCGCCGACCCGGGTGAGTTCCTGGAGTCGCTGCGCTTCGACCTGGCCAGCAACGAGGTCTTCGTCTTCACCCCCAAGGGCGACGTGATAGCCCTGCCGGCCGGCGCCACCCCCGTGGACTTCGCCTTCGCGGTGCACACCGAGGTCGGCTACCGGACGATAGGCGCCCGGGTGAACGGGCGGCTGGTGCCGCTGGAGTCGACGCTGGAGAACGGCGACACCGTCGAGGTGTTCACCTCCAAGGCGGAGAACGCCGGGCCGTCCCGGGACTGGCTGGGCTTCGTCAAGTCGCCGCGCGCCCGCAACAAGATCCGCGCCTGGTTCTCCAAGGAGCGCCGCGAGGAGGCGATCGAGCACGGCAAGGAGGCGATCGTCCGGGCGATGCGCAAGCAGGGCCTGCCGATCCAGCGGATCCTCACCGGCGACTCGCTGGTCACCCTGGCCCACGAGATGCGCTACCCCGACATCTCCTCGCTCTACGCCGCGATCGGCGAGGGCCACGTCGCCGCGCAGAACATCGTGCAGAAGCTGGTCCAGGCGCTCGGCGGCGAGGAGGGCGCGACGGAGGACCTGGCGGAGACCGCCACCCCGACGCACGACAACCGCCGTGCGGTGCGCCGCCGGGCCAAGGGCGACCCGGGCGTGATCGTCAAGGGCGTCGAGGACGTCTGGGTCAAGCTGTCCCGCTGCTGCACCCCGGTGCCGGGCGACCCGATCGTCGGCTTCGTCACCCGCGGCAACGGCGTCTCGGTGCATCGCGCCGACTGCGTCAACGTGGAGGCGCTCAGCCAGCAGCCGGAACGCATGATCGACGTCGAGTGGGCGGCCACCCAGTCCTCGGTGTTCCTGGTGGCCATCCAGGTCGAGGCGCTGGACCGCTCCCGGCTGCTCTCGGACGTCACCCGGGTCCTCTCCGACCAGCACGTCAACATCCTGTCGGCGGCGGTCCAGACCTCCCGCGACCGGGTGGCGATGAGCCGCTTCACCTTCGAGATGGGCGACCCGAAGCACCTCGGCCACGTGCTCAAGGCGGTGCGCGGCGTCGAGGGCGTGTACGACGTCTACCGCGTCACCTCCGCCCGCAAGTGA
- a CDS encoding adenine phosphoribosyltransferase, whose protein sequence is MTTADIALAELLNSRIRDVPDYPKPGVLFKDIAPLLADAEAFGALTRALADRAKELGATKVVGLEARGFVLAAPAAFAAGLGFVPIRKQGKLPGEVFRRSYELEYGSATLEVQCDAFAPGERVLVVDDVLATGGTIGASLDLVKEAGAELAGVVVLMELGFLDGRERLAGHLAGAPLETLVTV, encoded by the coding sequence GTGACCACCGCCGACATCGCACTGGCCGAGCTGCTGAACAGCCGCATCCGGGACGTCCCGGACTACCCGAAGCCGGGTGTGCTGTTCAAGGACATCGCGCCGCTGCTCGCCGACGCCGAGGCCTTCGGCGCCCTCACCCGGGCGCTGGCGGACCGGGCCAAGGAGCTCGGAGCGACCAAGGTGGTGGGCCTGGAGGCCCGCGGCTTCGTGCTGGCGGCCCCGGCGGCCTTCGCGGCCGGGCTCGGCTTCGTGCCGATCCGCAAGCAGGGCAAGCTGCCCGGCGAGGTGTTCCGGCGCTCGTACGAGCTGGAGTACGGCTCGGCGACGCTGGAGGTGCAGTGCGACGCCTTCGCACCCGGTGAGCGGGTGCTGGTGGTGGACGACGTGCTGGCCACCGGCGGGACCATCGGCGCCTCGCTGGACCTGGTCAAGGAGGCCGGGGCCGAGCTGGCGGGCGTCGTGGTGCTGATGGAGCTGGGCTTCCTGGACGGCCGCGAGCGGCTGGCCGGGCACCTGGCGGGCGCTCCGCTGGAGACGCTGGTCACGGTCTGA
- a CDS encoding DUF349 domain-containing protein, whose translation MSSDPWGRVDEQGTVYVRTADGERVVGSWQAGSPEEALAYFERKYQGIEVEIGLLEKRVRTTDLAAKDALTALEHLRAQVVEGHAVGDLEALAKRLDTLAGEIESRREERKAARAKAQDEARAAKEALVSEAEQLAESTQWREAGDRLRALVDTWKGLPRLDRKSDDELWHRFSHARSVFSKHRKAHFATLDAERDRARQTKEALVAEAEALSSSTDWGSTAAAYRDLMARWKAAGRAQRDIEDELWARFRGAQDVFFQARSAVFSERDAEQVENQKLKEALAAEAEAILPITDLKAAKAALREVNERWEAIGHVPREVRPKLDGRLNAVERAIREAEDAEWKRSNPEAKARAAGMVGLFQAKADKLQADLAKARAAGNAGRTAKLESELAGVQTLLEQAHKSQEEFSG comes from the coding sequence ATGAGCAGCGACCCGTGGGGCCGTGTGGACGAGCAGGGCACGGTCTACGTCAGGACGGCCGACGGCGAACGCGTCGTGGGTTCCTGGCAGGCCGGCTCGCCCGAGGAGGCCCTCGCCTACTTCGAGCGCAAGTACCAGGGCATCGAGGTGGAGATCGGCCTGCTGGAGAAGCGGGTGCGCACCACCGACCTGGCCGCCAAGGACGCCCTGACCGCGCTGGAGCACCTGCGCGCCCAGGTGGTCGAGGGGCACGCGGTCGGTGACCTGGAGGCCCTGGCCAAGCGGCTGGACACGCTCGCAGGCGAGATCGAGAGCCGGCGCGAGGAGCGCAAGGCCGCTCGCGCCAAGGCCCAGGACGAGGCCCGCGCGGCCAAGGAGGCGCTGGTCTCCGAGGCCGAGCAGCTCGCCGAGTCCACCCAGTGGCGGGAGGCCGGGGACCGGCTGCGTGCGCTGGTGGACACCTGGAAGGGCCTGCCGCGGCTGGACCGCAAGAGCGACGACGAGCTGTGGCACCGCTTCTCGCACGCCCGCTCGGTCTTCTCCAAGCACCGCAAGGCCCACTTCGCCACCCTGGACGCCGAGCGCGACCGGGCGCGGCAGACCAAGGAGGCGCTGGTCGCCGAGGCCGAGGCGCTGTCCTCGTCCACGGACTGGGGCAGCACCGCGGCCGCCTACCGCGACCTGATGGCGCGCTGGAAGGCCGCCGGCCGGGCCCAGCGCGACATCGAGGACGAGCTGTGGGCGCGGTTCCGCGGCGCGCAGGACGTCTTCTTCCAGGCCCGTTCCGCGGTGTTCAGCGAGCGGGACGCCGAGCAGGTGGAGAACCAGAAGCTCAAGGAGGCGCTGGCCGCCGAGGCCGAGGCGATCCTGCCGATCACCGACCTGAAGGCCGCCAAGGCCGCGCTGCGCGAGGTCAACGAGCGCTGGGAGGCGATCGGGCACGTGCCGCGCGAGGTCCGCCCGAAGCTGGACGGCCGGCTGAACGCGGTCGAGCGGGCCATCCGCGAGGCCGAGGACGCCGAGTGGAAGCGCTCCAACCCGGAGGCCAAGGCCCGCGCGGCCGGCATGGTCGGCCTCTTCCAGGCCAAGGCCGACAAGCTCCAGGCCGACCTGGCCAAGGCCCGCGCGGCCGGCAACGCCGGCCGGACCGCCAAGCTGGAGTCCGAGCTGGCCGGCGTGCAGACCCTGCTGGAGCAGGCGCACAAGAGCCAGGAGGAGTTCAGCGGCTGA
- the secD gene encoding protein translocase subunit SecD translates to MATPKSRPRDGYPGRALALILVVTVGLVALMFGTGNTKPRLGIDLAGGTSITLTAKSTDPKAINKSNMDIATGIIERRVNGMGVSEAEVQTQGENTIIVNIPKGGDRQNAADQVGTTAKLFFRPVLAVAPSGVTVPAPTGTPSAGASGTPAATPSAAAGAATGTPSATASATKQGRTVGEALAAEGASPSAAATGASTAPSAPAAGAPSAAATGAPSAAATPPSAADLSAAMTQGTVPPELSAAFAALDCSKPEVRAAQTGPEDKAVVACSQKAGKNGYYEKLALGPAAVKGADVSKAQATFDTQTAQGWQVQLQFNGTGTDAFAKVTGQLASQTPPTNQFAIVLDNQVVSHPQVNGPIPGGTAVITGGFTQAEAQDLSNVLSYGALPLEFVKSDITTVSPALGSDQLKAGLVAGAIGMLLVVAYSLVYYRGLGLVSIAGLVVSAILTYSIMSLLGGGIGFALNLPAVCGAIVAIGITADSFIVYFERIRDEVREGAPLRPAVQRAWPRARRTILVSDFVSFLCAAVLYVVSVGKVQGFAFTLGLTTALDVVVIFLFTKPLITLLARRKFFLDGHPWSGLDPKRLGARPPLRSSRRRSSSSAAVKEA, encoded by the coding sequence GTGGCAACACCCAAGTCGCGCCCGCGCGACGGCTACCCAGGACGGGCGCTGGCCCTCATCCTGGTCGTCACCGTCGGACTGGTCGCCCTCATGTTCGGGACGGGCAACACCAAGCCCCGGCTCGGGATCGACCTCGCCGGCGGCACCAGCATCACGCTGACCGCGAAGTCGACCGACCCCAAGGCGATCAACAAGTCCAACATGGACATCGCCACCGGGATCATCGAGCGCCGTGTCAACGGGATGGGTGTCTCCGAGGCGGAGGTCCAGACCCAGGGCGAGAACACGATCATCGTGAACATCCCCAAGGGTGGCGACCGGCAGAACGCGGCGGACCAGGTCGGTACCACCGCCAAGCTGTTCTTCCGTCCGGTCCTGGCCGTGGCGCCCAGCGGCGTCACCGTCCCGGCGCCCACCGGCACCCCGTCCGCCGGTGCCTCCGGCACCCCGGCCGCGACCCCGTCGGCCGCCGCCGGCGCCGCGACCGGCACGCCGTCCGCGACCGCGAGCGCCACCAAGCAGGGCCGCACCGTCGGCGAGGCACTGGCCGCCGAGGGCGCCAGCCCGTCGGCCGCCGCCACCGGCGCGAGCACGGCCCCGTCCGCCCCCGCGGCCGGCGCGCCGTCGGCCGCCGCCACCGGCGCCCCGAGCGCCGCGGCCACCCCGCCGAGCGCCGCCGACCTCAGCGCCGCGATGACCCAGGGCACCGTGCCGCCGGAGCTGTCCGCCGCCTTCGCCGCCCTCGACTGCTCCAAGCCCGAGGTCCGCGCCGCGCAGACCGGCCCCGAGGACAAGGCCGTCGTCGCCTGCTCCCAGAAGGCGGGCAAGAACGGCTACTACGAGAAGCTGGCGCTCGGCCCGGCGGCCGTGAAGGGCGCGGACGTCTCCAAGGCCCAGGCCACCTTCGACACCCAGACCGCTCAGGGCTGGCAGGTCCAGCTGCAGTTCAACGGCACCGGCACCGACGCCTTCGCCAAGGTCACCGGCCAGCTGGCCAGCCAGACCCCGCCGACCAACCAGTTCGCCATCGTGCTGGACAACCAGGTCGTCTCGCACCCGCAGGTCAACGGCCCGATCCCGGGCGGCACCGCGGTCATCACCGGCGGCTTCACCCAGGCCGAGGCGCAGGACCTGTCCAACGTGCTGAGCTACGGCGCCCTGCCGCTGGAGTTCGTCAAGAGCGACATCACCACCGTCTCCCCGGCGCTCGGCAGCGACCAGCTCAAGGCCGGCCTGGTGGCCGGCGCGATCGGCATGCTGCTGGTGGTCGCCTACTCGCTGGTCTACTACCGCGGCCTCGGCCTGGTCTCGATCGCCGGTCTGGTCGTCTCGGCGATCCTGACCTACTCGATCATGAGCCTGCTCGGCGGCGGGATCGGCTTCGCGCTGAACCTGCCCGCGGTCTGCGGTGCGATCGTCGCGATCGGCATCACCGCCGACTCCTTCATCGTGTACTTCGAGCGCATCCGCGACGAGGTCCGCGAGGGCGCCCCGCTGCGCCCGGCGGTCCAGCGGGCCTGGCCGCGCGCCCGGCGCACCATCCTGGTCTCGGACTTCGTCTCCTTCCTCTGTGCCGCCGTGCTCTACGTGGTCTCGGTCGGCAAGGTCCAGGGCTTCGCGTTCACGCTGGGCCTGACCACCGCGCTCGACGTGGTGGTGATCTTCCTCTTCACCAAGCCGCTGATCACGCTGCTGGCCCGTCGCAAGTTCTTCCTGGACGGCCACCCGTGGTCCGGCCTGGACCCGAAGCGGCTGGGCGCCCGCCCGCCGCTGCGCAGCAGCCGTCGCCGTAGCTCCTCCTCTGCCGCCGTGAAGGAGGCCTGA
- the secF gene encoding protein translocase subunit SecF, with protein MSRFSNLGHRLYQGEVSFDFVGRRKLWYSISGVIVLVAAIGLAMGLHLGIEFKGGSVYTVAKPGLTVSQAQEKADQVVSSHPLVQSTDNGKIRIQVSTEEPKSSDEVRSQLAEKIGVPLDTVEAQVIGPSWGKQISNKALTGLIIFMILVTAYLAIAFEWRMAVAALVALIHDLLITIGVYALVGFEVTPGTVIGFLTILGYSLYDTVVVFDTVKENTKGLTKQNKLTYSEAANAGLNQTLVRSLNTTVVALLPVAALLFIGGGLLGAGTLNDISLALFIGLAAGAYSSICVATPLLAQLKEEQPELKALRKRVLQHRAAAAAKGEVADAVSEGELAEDGQPAGMVGQRGRAAGTSRAKGRPSTKR; from the coding sequence GTGTCGCGCTTCTCCAATCTGGGCCACCGGCTCTACCAGGGCGAGGTCAGTTTCGACTTCGTCGGGCGCCGCAAGCTCTGGTACTCCATCTCCGGCGTGATCGTGCTGGTCGCGGCGATCGGCCTGGCCATGGGCCTGCACCTGGGCATCGAGTTCAAGGGCGGCTCGGTCTACACCGTGGCCAAGCCCGGTCTGACCGTCTCGCAGGCGCAGGAGAAGGCCGACCAGGTCGTCTCCTCGCACCCGCTGGTGCAGTCGACGGACAACGGCAAGATCCGGATCCAGGTCAGCACCGAGGAGCCGAAGAGCTCCGACGAGGTGCGTTCGCAGCTCGCCGAGAAGATCGGCGTTCCGCTGGACACCGTCGAGGCCCAGGTGATCGGCCCGAGCTGGGGCAAGCAGATCTCCAACAAGGCGCTCACCGGCCTGATCATCTTCATGATCCTGGTGACGGCCTACCTGGCGATCGCCTTCGAGTGGCGGATGGCGGTGGCCGCCCTGGTCGCCCTCATCCACGACCTCCTGATCACCATCGGCGTCTACGCCCTGGTCGGCTTCGAGGTCACCCCGGGTACGGTGATCGGCTTCCTGACGATCCTCGGTTACTCCCTCTACGACACGGTCGTCGTCTTCGACACCGTGAAGGAGAACACCAAGGGGCTCACCAAGCAGAACAAGCTCACCTACAGCGAGGCCGCCAACGCGGGCCTCAACCAGACCCTGGTGCGTTCGCTCAACACCACCGTGGTCGCGCTGCTGCCGGTCGCCGCACTGCTGTTCATCGGCGGTGGCCTCCTGGGCGCCGGCACGCTGAACGACATCTCGCTGGCGCTGTTCATCGGCCTCGCGGCCGGTGCCTACTCCTCGATCTGCGTCGCCACCCCGCTGCTGGCGCAGCTCAAGGAGGAGCAGCCGGAGCTGAAGGCGCTGCGCAAGCGCGTCCTGCAGCACCGGGCCGCCGCGGCCGCCAAGGGCGAGGTCGCGGACGCGGTGTCCGAGGGCGAGCTCGCGGAGGACGGCCAGCCTGCGGGTATGGTCGGTCAGCGCGGCCGGGCGGCCGGCACCTCGCGTGCCAAGGGCCGTCCGTCCACCAAGCGCTGA